One stretch of Podospora pseudoanserina strain CBS 124.78 chromosome 4, whole genome shotgun sequence DNA includes these proteins:
- a CDS encoding hypothetical protein (COG:O; EggNog:ENOG503PTUC) — MVCLIRLHPQQPQEDLSFPHRTTIIHTHTSPKQHSPPPPSPPSTKMASTTPNNTREILTLFSQLVAHTHDPKVTINPPIVNCHLCLEDPEILTPLTPAHLGATTFPGVVLLCGHMVCKPCFKGWHDSIRNRQTNATPANFTPSPGAALPQIPAPHVVPCPICRGSLSFLNSSHCRHLLPISAVPRTLPDGGRAPKICSDCRLLRGRKLGELVHTFKELNVQADEIETEVRSWRLGGGLRFTEEEVRLCFPHVVNSRDPAGHAMRVIRGRMVQEELARKTWAVSSWQAMGRDFGEAREEYMK; from the coding sequence atggtcTGTTTAATCAGGCTTCatcctcaacagcctcaagAAGACCTTTCCTTTCCTCATCGGACTACCATCATCCACACTcacacatcaccaaaacaacactcaccaccaccaccatcaccaccatccaccaaaatggcttccacaacccccaacaacacccgtGAGATTCTCACCCTATTCTCCCAGCTCGTGGCTCACACCCACGACCCCAaggtcaccatcaaccccccgaTCGTCAACTGCCACCTCTGCCTCGAAGACCCCGagatcctcacccccctcacccccgctCACCTCGGAGCTACCACATTCCCGGGCGTGGTTCTCCTCTGCGGCCACATGGTCTGCAAGCCCTGCTTCAAGGGCTGGCACGACTCCATCCGCAACCGCCAAACAAACGCCACCCCCGCCaacttcaccccctcccctgggGCCGCCCTCCCACAGATCCCCGCACCCCACGTGGTGCCCTGCCCCATCTGCCGTGgttccctctccttcctcaactcctcccactgcaggcacctcctcccaatcTCCGCCGTGCCGCGCACGCTGCCGGACGGGGGGCGGGCCCCGAAAATCTGCTCCGACTGCAGGTTGCTCCGGGGGAGGAAGCTAGGGGAGCTGGTCCACACTTTCAAGGAGTTGAACGTTCAGGCCGACGAAATCGAGACGGAGGTCAGgtcttggaggttggggggtggacTCCGGtttaccgaggaggaggtcaggcTTTGTTTTCCACACGTGGTCAACAGCCGGGATCCGGCGGGTCATGCGATGAGGGTTATTAGAGGGAGGATGGTACAAGAGGAGCTAGCAAGAAAGACTTGGGCTGTGAGCAGTTGGCAGGCGATGGGGAGGGATTtcggggaggcgagggaggagtatATGAAGTAA
- a CDS encoding hypothetical protein (EggNog:ENOG503P3WV), translating to MPLPDDSVADMGSSDDNNQFDMGDGTPTKPLLDKNGMPRIVMTPEERHRILRQLSFPVENLTAPFWVKSGGDNSLLAKQISVSLNIAHIMAKRPLRTDEANAVANFRTTYVNTMELETPVWIATTIALERRGRDKLRFPHYTPSPEKYNINAFPSLANPKWTGEAAVRAWRLARLAAYGFVVNIWTTVLFASFANTSYSVKLLRMFKESDEQQKHRPEMGDVYGQDRAPQQDYQRGQQQEETPQQPAQYQRPKWAQQAAQAASKPEPPKSWEDDDGFLFDDASPIAPVQRDGARSSTGGKTGHSPPKLTNSWDKIREAAKSGENPASWGKDNQAAPVRKSESYTYTENEKDYAKNQAQKEFDAMLERERTGKADAGNRRY from the coding sequence ATGCCTCTACCAGACGACTCCGTGGCCGACATGGGCTCTTCAGACGATAACAACCAATTCGATATGGGCGATGGCACCCCAACCAAGCCGTTGCTCGACAAGAATGGCATGCCAAGGATAGTCATGACACCCGAGGAAAGGCATCGCATCCTCCGACAGCTTAGCTTCCCCGTCGAGAACCTCACGGCCCCGTTCTGGGTGAAGAGCGGCGGCGACAACTCTCTTTTGGCCAAGCAGATCTCCGTCTCACTCAACATTGCTCACATCATGGCAAAACGCCCTCTGAGAACCGATGAGGCCAACGCTGTTGCCAACTTCAGGACCACATATGTCAACACCATGGAGCTCGAGACACCTGTATGGATTGCCACCACCATTGCCCTTGAACGCCGGGGCCGTGACAAGCTCCGTTTCCCTCATTACACCCCAAGCCCGGAAAAGTACAACATCAATGCCTTCCCATCTCTGGCCAATCCCAAGTGGACAGGTGAGGCTGCCGTTCGAGCTTGGCGCCTGGCCCGTCTGGCTGCGTATGGTTTTGTGGTCAACATCTGGACCACTGTTTTGTTCGCAAGCTTCGCCAATACCTCCTACAGCGTCAAGCTGTTGAGGATGTTCAAGGAGTCAGACGAGCAGCAGAAGCACCGCCCGGAGATGGGTGATGTTTACGGGCAGGACCGTGCGCCACAGCAAGACTATCAACGAGGgcaacagcaagaagagaCACCACAGCAGCCAGCCCAGTATCAACGACCAAAGTGGGCACAACAGGCGGCCCAGGCAGCGTCGAAGCCTGAGCCCCCAAAGAGCtgggaggacgacgatggcTTCCTCTTTGACGACGCCTCACCTATTGCACCTGTTCAAAGAGATGGCGCTCGTTCATCAACGGGTGGAAAGACTGGCCATTCCCCTCCGAAGCTGACCAACTCGTGGGACAAGATCAGAGAGGCGGCAAAGTCGGGTGAGAATCCTGCCTCGTGGGGCAAGGACAATCAAGCAGCGCCGGTGCGCAAGTCAGAGTCGTATACTTATACGGAGAATGAGAAGGACTATGCGAAGAATCAGGCGCAGAAGGAGTTTGATGCCATGTTGGAGCGTGAGAGGACAGGTAAGGCAGATGCTGGGAATCGGAGGTACTGA
- a CDS encoding hypothetical protein (EggNog:ENOG503NVN0): MRWNADELTPSGVTVACAKFTAWLLGELCIPPGWAIHFGDPDLFSRAVAAEHKQTAPASINLRLDFTCAAQLVHQLRDLSFHVQEPEDILLLCDKKFYTMPSIAMTSLKVFKASLLEPSKWKGNSSSRDDDCWIRKIHDSAQQISSQNQHLWMDTMEARPQFPHPPAFGLGVGNDIFEPRMTMEGGLHARQNLTDLFLMEGGACEICHHENSLSAYFADMMGNLKQVPTMFDILCNRRRDVISLELTCADSRTKIPHISLVNEVLESHIRYQADKDSPTKFQVASWQPSIPTDIVCHGDARAVPAYRDTGNTDEFVYDKVISQQLYPSQCSLSTSPTTKLCRSSAASDFYLPGLSRLFAMETSSRHRFSPRTLPLSAKMVLRSLPALSKTCVCWLADQTH, from the coding sequence ATGAGATGGAACGCCGACGAACTTACACCATCTGGCGTGACCGTTGCCTGTGCTAAGTTTACCGCTTGGCTTCTCGGCGAGCTTTGCATCCCGCCAGGTTGGGCTATTCACTTTGGGGATCCCGATCTGTTCTCTAGAGCTGTGGCTGCCGAACACAAACAGACAGCACCGGCTTCAATAAACCTCAGACTCGACTTTACCTGCGCTGCACAGCTTGTTCATCAACTCCGGGACCTTTCTTTCCATGTTCAAGAGCCGGAAGACATACTCCTGCTGTGCGACAAGAAATTCTATACAATGCCCAGCATAGCAATGACATCGCTCAAAGTGTTCAAAGCTTCTCTGCTTGAGCCGTCAAAATGGAAAGGAAACAGTTCCTCCAGAGACGATGATTGCTGGATCAGGAAAATACATGATTCAGCACAGCAAATAAGCAGCCAGAACCAGCACTTGTGGATGGACACAATGGAGGCTCGCCCCCAGTTTCCGCACCCTCCAGCctttgggttgggtgttgggAACGACATATTCGAACCCAGAATGACAATGGAAGGGGGCCTCCATGCTCGGCAGAATCTCACAGATCTCTTCCTCATGGAGGGCGGGGCGTGTGAGATTTGCCACCACGAAAATAGCCTGTCAGCCTACTTTGCAGACATGATGGGCAATCTGAAGCAGGTGCCCACTATGTTCGACATATTATGCAACAGAAGACGAGATGTGATATCTCTCGAACTTACATGTGCCGATTCTCGGACAAAGATACCTCACATCAGTCTCGTCAACGAGGTTCTGGAATCACATATCCGCTACCAAGCCGACAAGGACTCTCCGACCAAATTCCAGGTCGCTAGCTGGCAGCCCTCAATCCCTACAGACATCGTGTGCCATGGTGATGCACGGGCAGTTCCAGCCTACCGTGACACGGGCAACACCGACGAGTTTGTGTATGACAAGGTGATATCTCAGCAACTGTACCCTTCTCAGTGTTCCCTTTCAACAAGTCCCACCACGAAGCTCTGTAGATCTTCCGCAGCTTCGGACTTTTATCTCCCAGGCTTGTCGAGACTTTTCGCGATGGAGACCTCGTCAAGACACAGATTTTCTCCCAGGACCTTGCCGTTGTCAGCAAAGATGGTTCTGCGAAGCTTACCGGCTCTATCGAAGACTTGCGTCTGCTGGCTAGCGGACCAAACCCACTGA
- a CDS encoding hypothetical protein (COG:G; EggNog:ENOG503NZTA) produces the protein MSSIYTLNLTALLALNAALFYTRQKAHPTPPTSTPSPKPNPKPQNASPLQSLLTSPLTPFLTVYTLTMTSDWLQGPYLYPLYTSTHLLSPSSLSPLFTTGFLSGAISGSFIGSLADTYGRKKACLAFCAIYALSCLLTTISPSLPVLFLGRVLGGLGTSLLFTVFESFLVSDFKNRGLEGRLGETFGVMSTLNSMVAIASGIGGEWLVAGTGTNKAPFWLAAGVLMVAGGVMKMTWKENYALNGGPDKKSDEEAKEEKSLFKTLSDPKILALGLSTTVFEGSMYLFVFFWAPALQSSSSSSSSSSSSSASGTSLPYGVIFAAFMASTLASSLIFGKITERLPFGSLLLSLLGVSSLCFFLAASNTSSSQFTFWVFCLFEACVGMYFPTMGFLKGKLIDDGVRSQVYGFLRIPLNVFVVVALLVTGRMESDKAFVGVFRVCSGLLLLAAGGFWGLVVRKSGVDVQVE, from the exons ATGTCCTCCATCTACACCCTGAACCTaaccgccctcctcgccctcaacgCCGCCCTCTTCTACACCCGCCAAAAAgcccaccccaccccaccaacatcaacaccctcccccaaacccaaccccaaaccccaaaatgCCTCGCCcctccaatccctcctcacctcccctctAACCCCCTTCCTAACAGTCTACACCCTCACCATGACCTCCGATTGGCTCCAAGGACCCTACCTCTACCCCCTCTACacctcaacccacctcctctccccctcctccctctcccccctcttcacaacCGGCTTCCTCTCGGGCGCCATCTCGGGCTCCTTCATCGGCTCCCTAGCCGACACCTACGGCCGCAAGAAAGCCTGCCTCGCCTTCTGCGCCATCTACGCCCTTTCCTGTCTCTTAACAACCATCTCCCCTTCTTTACCAGTCCTCTTTCTCGGGAGGGTGCTAGGAGGGCTAGGAACAAGTCTCTTGTTCACCGTCTTTGAAAGTTTCTTGGTTTCGGATTTTAAAAacagggggttggaggggcgGTTAGGCGAGACGTTTGGGGTGATGAGCACGTTGAATAGTATGGTGGCGATAGCGAGCGGGATCGGGGGGGAGTGGCTTGtggcggggacggggacgaaTAAAGCGCCGTTTTggttggcggcgggggtgttgatggttgcgggaggggtgatgaagatgacttGG AAGGAGAACTATGCCCTGAACGGGGGGCCAGATAAAAAGAGTGATGAAGAAGCCAAGGAAGAGAAGTCGTTGTTCAAGACGCTGTCTGACCCGAAGATACTGGCTCTGGGGCTGTCGACTACCGTGTTTGAAGGGTCGATGTATCTGtttgtcttcttctgggcTCCCGCGTTgcagtcctcctcctcctcctcctcgtcctcctcctcgtcctccgcATCAGGGACGTCACTGCCTTATGGTGTCATTTTCGCGGCGTTTATGGCTTCGACGCTGGCGTCTTCATTGATCTTTGGCAAAATCACAGAGAGACTGCCGTTTGGCTCGCTGTTGCTCTCCCTTTTAGGGGTGTCATcgctttgctttttcttAGCGGCGTCGAACACGTCCTCTTCGCAGTTCACCTTCTGGGTGTTTTGTCTGTTTGAAGCTTGTGTGGGGATGTATTTCCCTACTATGGGGTTTTTAAAGGGGAAGTTGATCGATGATGGGGTCAGGAGCCAGGTGTACGGGTTTCTGAGGATACCGCTCAACgtttttgtggtggtggctttgCTGGTtacggggaggatggagagcGACAAGGCGTTTGTGGGGGTGTTTAGGGTGTGCTCTGGCTTGCTTTTGCTGGCGGCgggagggttttgggggttggtggtgaggaaaaGCGGAGTTGATGTGCAGGTAGAGTGA
- a CDS encoding hypothetical protein (COG:S; EggNog:ENOG503NY0D), with the protein MSNQQQALVMETIIGIRKKLKRKSYDSDSDSSIDQPTNRGNKLKKRSRFVARGRLTGSAGPAAYKETAEHAGYQRAIINHNPPLIDEDGYDITSDDDEQEVQEAIASAMDDNPYSDVHLEQIFAPLTSVTDLPTHPAMSKPFTSKALTELVDQARIIMQSENKALWKVKPLLTKLVGDNTWVPCGLMSGPSDASLFTDPTRFFNRPDRQRLRPAAPPVAALTNGVMSAHEGTFAESAVRERIEGVLSGPSAPASEDTVDGETLPDAPVVTNGETNAEAPKPAECPKEPPLVNGDSKPDERPAEEAHSGDTTKDEEDDEDVVMAEAPKRRDILNRPDIRLEPPRSNGTPAVAPTSDPFGPDAPFIHPMFIAPREVRQDRNMGLAEHEAEELRRWLQAYVQKQEEVCRGAKKLYEQLLRADRLRKQVLMWAKAEAHCGPNNHMSDGEDWYDKEEWGLTEDLKKGEDEVEEDVGTTQKKTRNRK; encoded by the exons atgtcAAACCAGCAGCAAGCTTTGGTCATGGAGACCATAATAGGCATCCGGAAAAAGCTTAAGAGGAAATCCTACG actccgactccgactCCTCGATTGACCAACCCACTAACCGCGGAAACAAACTCAAAAAGAGGTCGAGATTCGTCGCGCGAGGGAGGCTTACCGGCTCCGCGGGCCCCGCTGCATATAAAGAG ACCGCCGAGCACGCAGGCTACCAAAGAGCCATCATTAACCACAACCCGCCGCTGATTGACGAGGACGGCTACGATATCACgagcgacgacgatgaacAGGAGGTGCAGGAGGCCATCGCGAGCGCCATGGATGACAACCCGTACTCTGATGTTCACCTCGAACAGATCTTTGCCCCCTTAACCTCGGTTACCGACCTGCCTACACATCCGGCCATGTCGAAACCCTTCACTTCGAAAGCCCTTACCGAATTGGTTGACCAGGCGCGCATCATCATGCAGAGCGAAAATAAGGCGCTTTGGAAGGTCAAGCCTCTGTTAACCAAGCTGGTTGGGGATAATACTTGGGTTCCATGTGGACTTATGAGCGGTCCCAGCGACGCTTCCCTCTTTACAGATCCTACAAGGTTCTTCAATCGCCCCGACCGGCAGCGTCTTCGCCCAGCAGCGCCCCCTGTTGCGGCCCTTACGAATGGGGTAATGTCGGCTCATGAAGGCACATTTGCCGAGTCGGCTGTACGTGAAAGGATCGAGGGCGTTCTTTCGGGGCCAAGTGCTCCAGCTTCGGAAGACACAGTCGATGGAGAAACATTACCAGATGCCCCAGTTGTTACAAACGGCGAGACAAATGCAGAGGCGCCGAAGCCAGCAGAGTGCCCGAAGGAGCCTCCACTAGTGAATGGCGACAGCAAACCAGATGAAAGGCCAGCGGAGGAGGCGCATTCGGGCGACACGACcaaggatgaagaagacgacgaagacgtgGTCATGGCCGAGGCGCCAAAAAGACGAGATATTCTGAACCGACCAGATATTCGACTAGAACCGCCGCGCAGCAATGGTACACCAGCCGTGGCGCCCACAAGCGACCCGTTCGGCCCAGACGCCCCTTTTATACATCCCATGTTTATCGCTCCTCGAGAAGTTCGCCAGGATCGCAACATGGGACTGGCCGAGCACGAGGCAGAAGAGCTGCGGCGATGGTTACAAGCATATGTGCAAAAACAGGAAGAAGTGTGTCGGGGTGCAAAGAAGCTTTATGAACAGCTCCTTCGTGCAGACAGGCTGCGGAAAcaggtgttgatgtgggcCAAGGCAGAGGCGCACTGCGGACCAAACAACCACATGTCGGACGGGGAAGACTGGTACgacaaggaggagtgggGCCTGACAGAAGACttgaagaagggagaggacgaagtggaagaggatgtggGCACGACAcaaaagaagacgaggaacaGAAAGTAG